The Lewinella sp. 4G2 nucleotide sequence TGCTTTTGTAGTCCCTGTTCACGTCCCAGCCGGCAACGGTCGCCCGCCCCGAATCGGGGATGAGCAGCGTCGTAAGGATCTTGAAAAGGGTGGATTTTCCCGCTCCGTCCGGCCCTAGCAGCCCGAAGCGTTCCCCCGGGGCAATGCTCAGGGTAAGGTTATCCAGTGCCAGGGTGTCCCCGTAGGATTTGGAGATACCTTCTATTTCTATACCGTTCATCGCTTCTTGGTTTCCTCCCCCGCACCTGCGTCCGCGCCCCCGAAATTGACTTCCGCCGGCATCCCCAACTTAAGGCGCCCTACGGGATTGGGGACCGCCACCTTGATAGCGTATACCAGATTGGTGCGCTCCTCCTTAGTCTGGATGGTTTTCGGAGTAAACTCCGCCCGGTCCGCTATCCAGCTGATGGTACCTGTGAGGCGATCGTAAGCTTCGGCCCCGGCATCGATAAGGACTTCAACCTCCTGGCCAATGCGGGCTCGCTGTAGCTGAACGCTGCCCGCGTAGGCGCGTAAAATCAGCGTGTCGGCATTGGCGATGCGGTAGAGTGGCGAACCCACCCCAACGATCTCGCTCGTCTCCGCCATTTTTGTCATCACCGTGCCCCGGATGGGGTTACGCACGTAAGCCTTGTTGATCTGGTTGGTGAGGACGTCAATTTGCGCCGCTACCGGACCCCGACCGGAGAGCACCGCCCGGTTGGCCTCGCTGGTCTTAGCCCGCGCGGCCGCGATCTGCCGGTTGACGACTTCGATCTGGCCGTTCAATTCGTCAAGTTGGCGGGACGTTGCCGCTTTGGCCGCGATAAGCTTTTTGGTGCGGTCGCGCTCCCGGATCAGGTTGCGTTTCTGGTCTTCGTAAATAGCGATGTCGGGTGCGGCCGTCCGGACTTGTTTACCGAAGGTCCTCAGTTGGGCCTGTAGCTGTACGCGTTGCAGGTGGAGCTGGGTGGTATCCACCAGCCCAATCAATTTACCCGCGGGAAGTAGTTGACCTTCTTCCACGTCGAGTTGCAGTAGCCGACCGTTTGCTTCAGCACTTACGGTAGTTGTAATGGCCTCAAAATTTCCGTAGGCATCGGAGCGGACCTCCTCTTCGGTGCAGGCAGTGAATGAAAGGAGGAATAACAGGAACGCGAAGTGTTTCATGGTTGATTTTGTTCCGATTGATGAGGTAAAGGGTAGGGGCTGGCTCTTGCAGCAGGCGCTTAGAAGTCTCCTCGCTCGTTGAGAAAATTGAGCTGAATTTCGGTTAGCTGGGTTCGGTCGATGCGGAGTTTCTGGCGC carries:
- a CDS encoding HlyD family secretion protein, with product MKHFAFLLFLLSFTACTEEEVRSDAYGNFEAITTTVSAEANGRLLQLDVEEGQLLPAGKLIGLVDTTQLHLQRVQLQAQLRTFGKQVRTAAPDIAIYEDQKRNLIRERDRTKKLIAAKAATSRQLDELNGQIEVVNRQIAAARAKTSEANRAVLSGRGPVAAQIDVLTNQINKAYVRNPIRGTVMTKMAETSEIVGVGSPLYRIANADTLILRAYAGSVQLQRARIGQEVEVLIDAGAEAYDRLTGTISWIADRAEFTPKTIQTKEERTNLVYAIKVAVPNPVGRLKLGMPAEVNFGGADAGAGEETKKR